From the Bacteroidia bacterium genome, one window contains:
- the argB gene encoding acetylglutamate kinase, whose protein sequence is MDERFVLHVVKIGGNAVDNPSTLASILAAIAKMQEGVILVHGGGGEATTLARRLGLEPVMVEGRRITDAAMLDVAVMVYAGLINKRIVAAFAAHGVTAIGLSGPDGDLITASKRTKSKVKYGYVGDITAVDAALLESLLDSGLLPVIAPITHDGKGQLLNTNADTVAAAIASAFAREYRVLLHLCFDQPGVCLVPGDESSVLPVLDAARFRELSASGVITSGMLPKLENGFAALAAGVDSVRLLHADAFASFVTHESEPGTELVE, encoded by the coding sequence ATGGATGAACGCTTCGTACTGCATGTGGTGAAAATCGGAGGAAACGCCGTCGACAATCCTTCGACGCTGGCGTCCATACTCGCTGCCATCGCAAAAATGCAGGAAGGGGTGATACTCGTCCACGGCGGGGGAGGCGAGGCGACGACGCTCGCACGCCGTCTCGGTCTGGAGCCGGTCATGGTGGAGGGCCGCCGCATCACCGACGCCGCGATGCTGGACGTGGCGGTGATGGTGTATGCCGGCCTGATCAACAAGCGCATCGTCGCGGCCTTCGCCGCGCATGGCGTCACTGCGATCGGTCTCTCCGGCCCCGATGGAGATCTTATCACAGCAAGCAAGCGGACCAAATCGAAGGTGAAATACGGATACGTCGGCGACATTACCGCGGTGGATGCCGCATTGCTCGAGTCCCTCCTCGATTCCGGACTTCTGCCGGTGATTGCTCCCATTACGCATGATGGAAAAGGCCAACTGCTGAATACCAACGCGGACACCGTAGCCGCCGCGATTGCCTCCGCGTTCGCGCGGGAGTATCGCGTGCTGCTCCATTTATGCTTCGACCAGCCGGGCGTATGTCTGGTCCCGGGCGACGAAAGCAGCGTGCTGCCAGTGCTCGACGCGGCACGGTTCAGGGAATTGAGCGCGTCGGGCGTCATCACCAGCGGTATGCTGCCGAAACTGGAGAACGGTTTCGCGGCGCTCGCCGCCGGAGTGGATAGCGTGCGTTTGCTGCATGCCGATGCATTCGCGTCCTTCGTTACACATGAAAGCGAACCCGGAACGGAACTCGTCGAATGA
- a CDS encoding M20/M25/M40 family metallo-hydrolase — MSNTTSVRQLEIIPTRSVEIEESEALALLRLLISTPSHSREEHDSAVVLENYFASSGFTPQRIGNNVWVEHPSADASAPTVMLLSHHDTVRPTQSWTLEPYTAIERDGKLYGLGSNDAGAAMCAMAAAFVALKNESLPFRLLCVAAAEEEIAGAGGIVAALPLLGGVDMAIVGEPTGLEAAIAEKGLLVLDCTARGVPGHAARSTGVNAIDIAARDIAWFHSFRFPKESAMLGPVKMTVTQIQSGTQHNVVPDRCDFVVDIRVTDAYTHEEVLDLVRANIASDAQPRSMNLRPSAIDEAHVLRRATASLGIPCVASPTMSDQARLLMPSIKIGPGRSERSHTADEFVYIDEVRHGVRTYLDLLHALTKEMRT, encoded by the coding sequence ATGAGCAACACAACATCCGTCCGGCAGCTTGAAATTATTCCGACACGTTCCGTCGAAATCGAGGAGAGCGAAGCGCTCGCGTTGCTGAGGTTGTTGATCTCCACACCCTCGCACAGCCGCGAGGAGCACGACAGCGCGGTAGTTCTTGAAAACTATTTTGCTTCCAGCGGATTCACACCGCAGAGGATCGGGAACAATGTCTGGGTCGAGCATCCCTCCGCAGACGCGTCGGCACCCACCGTGATGCTGCTCTCGCATCACGACACGGTACGGCCCACACAGAGCTGGACGCTGGAGCCCTACACGGCGATCGAACGCGACGGAAAGCTGTACGGACTCGGCAGCAACGACGCGGGCGCTGCGATGTGCGCCATGGCTGCCGCCTTCGTTGCGCTGAAAAATGAATCCTTGCCCTTCCGTCTGCTCTGCGTTGCCGCCGCCGAAGAAGAAATCGCCGGCGCCGGTGGCATAGTCGCCGCGCTGCCATTGCTTGGAGGCGTGGATATGGCCATCGTAGGCGAGCCCACGGGACTCGAAGCCGCGATCGCCGAAAAGGGACTGCTGGTGCTGGACTGCACGGCGCGCGGGGTGCCCGGGCATGCGGCTCGGAGCACCGGCGTCAACGCCATCGACATCGCAGCGCGCGACATCGCCTGGTTTCATTCCTTCCGCTTCCCTAAGGAATCCGCAATGCTCGGTCCCGTAAAAATGACCGTGACGCAGATACAGTCGGGCACGCAGCACAATGTGGTGCCGGATCGCTGCGACTTCGTGGTCGACATACGCGTCACCGACGCATACACGCATGAGGAAGTGCTCGACCTCGTTCGCGCGAACATCGCGTCGGATGCGCAGCCGCGCTCGATGAATCTGCGACCCTCGGCCATCGACGAGGCCCATGTGCTCAGACGCGCGACCGCATCGCTGGGCATTCCCTGTGTCGCCTCTCCCACGATGTCCGATCAGGCGCGGCTGCTTATGCCGTCCATAAAAATCGGTCCGGGGCGCTCCGAGCGTTCGCACACCGCCGACGAATTCGTGTACATCGACGAGGTGCGCCATGGCGTGCGCACCTATCTGGATCTGCTGCATGCATTGACAAAGGAAATGCGGACATGA
- the argH gene encoding argininosuccinate lyase yields MKLWEKGLPLEKEIEDFTVGNDRVLDLELAPYDVLGSLAHARMLASCGLLSEDEHAQLRQGLLAIMAEIEAGSFIIEDDVEDVHSQVELSLTRSFGEAGERLHTARSRNDQVLLDMKLYLRDRIRAVVEASGALAERLLDLSKLHREVFLPGYTHMQIAMPSSFGLWFGAWAESLTDDLAALRAAYRLADRNPLGSAAGYGSSFPIDRGMTTELLGFEGLHVNSVHAQLSRGKTERAAAHAIGMTAATLARFAMDVCQFTSGNFAFLSLDAAFTTGSSIMPHKKNPDVFELIRAKCNRVQALANDITLVTANLPSGYHRDLQILKDMLFPAFGDMLACLRIAAHALEGLRVRRDIIDDARYRDVFSVDAVHGKVMEGMPFRAAYKAVADDIASGSYDAALRLQHTHIGSIGNPGSDLIRDRLRREIAEFPFGVWDDARSKLLASSPGSD; encoded by the coding sequence ATGAAACTCTGGGAAAAAGGACTGCCGCTGGAAAAGGAGATCGAGGATTTCACCGTCGGCAACGACCGCGTGCTCGATCTCGAACTTGCGCCCTACGATGTGCTCGGTTCGCTGGCCCACGCGCGCATGCTCGCATCGTGCGGACTGCTCTCGGAGGATGAGCACGCACAGCTTCGGCAGGGGTTGCTCGCGATCATGGCGGAAATCGAGGCGGGCAGCTTCATCATCGAGGACGATGTGGAGGATGTGCATTCGCAGGTCGAGTTGTCGCTGACGCGCAGCTTCGGCGAAGCGGGGGAGCGTTTGCACACCGCGCGCTCGCGTAACGACCAGGTGCTGCTGGATATGAAGCTGTATCTGCGCGACCGCATCCGCGCTGTGGTGGAAGCGTCGGGAGCGCTTGCGGAGCGTCTGCTGGATCTGAGCAAGCTGCACCGCGAGGTGTTCCTCCCCGGCTACACGCATATGCAGATCGCCATGCCGTCCAGCTTCGGGCTGTGGTTCGGAGCCTGGGCAGAGAGCCTTACCGACGATCTCGCAGCCTTGCGCGCCGCGTATCGGCTCGCGGACCGCAATCCCCTCGGCTCGGCTGCGGGCTACGGTTCGTCCTTCCCCATCGACCGCGGGATGACCACCGAACTGCTCGGCTTCGAAGGACTACATGTGAACTCCGTACATGCGCAGCTCTCGCGCGGCAAGACCGAGCGCGCAGCCGCGCACGCCATCGGCATGACCGCCGCCACACTGGCCCGCTTCGCCATGGACGTGTGTCAGTTCACCTCCGGAAATTTCGCCTTCCTCTCGCTCGATGCCGCGTTCACCACCGGTTCGAGCATCATGCCGCACAAGAAAAATCCCGATGTGTTCGAATTGATCAGGGCGAAGTGCAACCGCGTACAGGCGCTGGCAAACGATATTACGCTCGTGACTGCCAATCTACCCTCGGGCTATCACCGCGACCTTCAGATCCTCAAGGACATGCTTTTTCCCGCATTCGGCGACATGCTCGCGTGTTTGCGCATCGCGGCGCATGCATTGGAGGGCTTGCGCGTCCGCAGGGACATCATCGACGACGCCCGCTACCGCGACGTATTCAGCGTGGATGCCGTGCATGGAAAGGTGATGGAGGGCATGCCTTTTCGCGCCGCGTACAAGGCCGTCGCCGACGACATCGCCTCCGGGAGCTACGATGCAGCGCTGCGACTTCAGCACACGCATATCGGCAGCATCGGCAATCCCGGCAGCGATCTCATCCGCGACCGACTGCGGCGGGAGATCGCGGAATTTCCGTTCGGGGTATGGGATGACGCACGGAGCAAATTGTTGGCTTCTTCGCCAGGAAGTGACTGA
- a CDS encoding sodium:solute symporter, with translation MSEAFSRLDLIIVVAYILLVIGIGVYFTRRGKTREGYFLAGRSVGWIAIGASLFATNISSEHLLGLAGTGSKSGLAVGHFEWLACLIVLLLGWVFTPFYLRSGVFTMPEFLERRYNSATRWYLSSISIVAYVLTKISISLYAGGILLHAVVGWDMYTSAVVIVLVTGLYTVLGGLSAVIYTDVVQMVILIVGSLALTLLGLEKAGGWDAVVAATPPDFWHMFRPMSDPDFPWTGIVFGAPILGIWYWCTDQYIVQRVLSARNLDHAQAGTVFAGFLKILPVFILVLPGVVGYALSDGTVTGDRSYAWMVTTLLPNGIKGLVVAGLLAALMSSLSAMFNSTSTLFTIDIYQKLRPHADERQTVRMGRYVTAAMVLLGLLWIPFIGLLSDERMYVYLQSVQGYISPPIAAVFLFGIFWRRVNAKGALASLLTGLVLGALRFILEIMHKLNPFENPLLLQAATVNFLHVAILLFVVCSLVLIGVSFASESPATGSLVNLTFSDTADRHQPRTAMRAANIAASIVLLSTLTVLWRWLG, from the coding sequence ATGTCCGAAGCATTCTCCAGGCTCGATCTGATCATTGTCGTTGCGTACATTCTGCTGGTCATCGGCATTGGTGTGTACTTTACACGGAGGGGAAAGACGCGGGAGGGATATTTTCTCGCGGGACGCTCGGTGGGTTGGATAGCGATAGGTGCTTCGCTGTTTGCTACGAACATCTCCAGTGAACACCTGCTCGGACTTGCGGGCACGGGTTCGAAGTCGGGACTGGCCGTGGGACATTTCGAATGGCTGGCCTGTCTCATCGTGTTGCTGCTCGGATGGGTGTTCACGCCATTCTATCTGCGCTCGGGCGTGTTTACCATGCCCGAGTTTCTCGAGCGCCGCTACAACAGCGCCACCCGCTGGTATTTGAGCAGCATCTCCATCGTCGCTTATGTGCTGACAAAGATATCCATCTCGCTGTACGCCGGAGGCATACTGCTGCATGCGGTCGTGGGCTGGGACATGTACACATCGGCGGTGGTGATCGTGCTCGTCACCGGCTTGTATACCGTGCTTGGTGGCCTGAGCGCCGTCATCTACACGGACGTCGTGCAGATGGTGATTCTGATCGTCGGATCGCTCGCGCTCACCCTGCTGGGTCTCGAGAAGGCGGGCGGCTGGGATGCCGTGGTGGCCGCCACACCGCCGGATTTCTGGCACATGTTCAGGCCGATGAGCGATCCGGATTTTCCGTGGACAGGGATAGTGTTCGGCGCTCCGATTTTGGGCATCTGGTACTGGTGCACGGACCAGTACATTGTGCAACGGGTGCTGAGTGCGCGTAACCTCGATCATGCACAGGCCGGCACGGTGTTTGCGGGTTTTCTGAAAATCCTCCCGGTGTTCATTCTCGTACTTCCCGGCGTCGTCGGCTACGCGTTGTCCGACGGCACAGTGACGGGCGACCGCAGTTATGCATGGATGGTGACAACGCTGCTGCCGAATGGCATCAAAGGTCTGGTCGTGGCCGGTCTGCTCGCTGCGCTGATGTCCTCGCTGAGCGCCATGTTCAACTCCACGTCCACGCTCTTCACCATTGACATCTATCAGAAGCTGCGCCCGCACGCGGATGAGCGGCAGACGGTTCGCATGGGCCGGTACGTAACCGCGGCGATGGTGCTGCTGGGGCTGCTGTGGATTCCTTTCATCGGGTTGCTGAGCGACGAGCGCATGTACGTCTACCTCCAGAGCGTACAGGGCTACATATCACCGCCTATCGCTGCGGTGTTTCTGTTCGGGATTTTCTGGAGGAGGGTAAACGCGAAGGGCGCTCTTGCCTCGCTGCTCACCGGTCTGGTACTGGGCGCGCTGCGCTTCATTCTTGAAATCATGCACAAGCTCAACCCTTTCGAGAACCCGCTGCTGCTACAGGCCGCAACGGTGAACTTCCTGCACGTGGCGATACTTCTGTTTGTCGTCTGCTCGCTGGTGCTCATCGGTGTGAGTTTCGCCAGCGAATCTCCCGCCACCGGAAGTCTCGTGAATCTCACCTTCTCCGACACAGCGGACCGCCATCAGCCGCGCACCGCCATGCGCGCAGCGAACATCGCGGCATCGATTGTACTGCTGAGTACGCTGACCGTGCTGTGGCGGTGGCTGGGGTAA
- a CDS encoding PP2C family protein-serine/threonine phosphatase, with amino-acid sequence MLQSERAITWLWLAGGVAGLILLLYFYPTAHPWSMMRLTVNSDSIRFRSQAVLADLHLDSVRFTILPRLRQSSSEEMGARKGPPTDAVPAALSSSAYHWRVRIFRADPDGATSLRISNSEERIVDRILKGDIQMRFHTDGSLLYLLVPVPDSVSLPSLSPHEALGTVERLIRTHADSMYRGPLGLNAAARTQRGFAPGDSVRWTRNESPARRNYSASWAAFDARTGDSIDVRVDLAGGTVTRFSLEPRATSSAAGSEGGYMGEILQVLFYVGLSILLIVTGIRRLRAYEIGFRTALLISGVTALLFGTWFYLQLRAEAVWEPELLFPLLLAPLLVGGAMFVVWAVGESVGRETWKEKFITVDLLTRGHVLHSRIGHALLRGLSGGLLMTGIGVTALGLFAPDGGIGIVHKSDNAFDMFSSGMPALFVLGDSLNSGVFAFAFAVMFVVSLVRQRLRTPWLLLPMGALVLALPNPLALQPLWSGIALTLLPALVVILLFVSADVMAGISGLSAGLIVHKGGLLLLPWNTAYQSEGMLLLAVGLAMLLFAVLALVTRDTVSDFEKIAPRFQRHISERQRLSRELEIARDVQMGFLPKHDPHFPGLDIASRCAPAMEVGGDYYDFIDLGPDKIGIAIGDVSGKGTQAAFYMTLTKGFLKALGRFSTSPSRVLVEMNRLFYENVERGNFISMIYAVFDLKTHSVTIARAGHTPVMRMDSDHHVDVIQSRGMALGFEGGEKFEQTIEEVTLPIHPGDIFVLYTDGYPEAMTTKREEFGEERLAVTLQRHAGDSAAQILDGLYRETRRFAGKAEQHDDMTMVVVRVS; translated from the coding sequence ATGTTACAGAGCGAACGCGCTATCACCTGGCTCTGGCTCGCCGGCGGAGTCGCGGGATTGATTCTTCTGCTGTACTTCTATCCCACCGCCCACCCCTGGTCCATGATGCGTCTCACTGTGAACAGCGACAGTATCCGCTTCCGCTCGCAAGCTGTGCTTGCGGATCTGCATCTCGATTCCGTGCGCTTCACCATTCTTCCGAGGCTACGTCAGAGCTCTTCTGAGGAGATGGGCGCGCGCAAGGGGCCGCCCACCGACGCGGTCCCGGCTGCACTCTCCTCTTCGGCATATCACTGGCGCGTCCGCATATTCCGCGCCGACCCCGACGGAGCTACCTCCCTGCGCATTTCGAATTCCGAAGAACGCATCGTGGACCGCATTCTCAAGGGCGACATTCAGATGCGATTCCACACTGACGGATCACTGCTCTACTTGCTCGTTCCCGTACCCGATTCGGTTTCGCTTCCGTCTCTCTCGCCGCACGAGGCGCTCGGTACAGTGGAGCGTCTGATACGGACGCACGCAGACTCGATGTACCGCGGTCCGCTCGGGCTGAATGCCGCTGCACGCACACAGCGCGGTTTCGCACCCGGCGACAGTGTTCGCTGGACGCGGAACGAATCACCTGCGCGAAGAAACTATTCGGCTTCCTGGGCCGCATTTGATGCCCGGACAGGTGACAGCATCGACGTACGCGTGGATCTTGCCGGTGGTACCGTGACCCGCTTCTCCCTTGAACCCAGAGCAACGTCATCAGCGGCCGGGAGTGAGGGCGGATACATGGGAGAGATACTGCAGGTGCTCTTTTACGTTGGCCTCTCGATACTGCTGATTGTGACCGGTATCCGGAGACTGCGGGCGTATGAGATCGGTTTTCGAACGGCCCTTCTTATCAGCGGTGTCACGGCGCTGCTGTTCGGCACGTGGTTTTACCTCCAGCTCCGCGCGGAGGCGGTTTGGGAGCCGGAACTCCTGTTCCCACTCCTGCTCGCTCCGTTGCTCGTCGGCGGCGCAATGTTCGTCGTCTGGGCTGTGGGAGAGTCGGTGGGGCGGGAAACGTGGAAAGAGAAATTCATCACTGTGGATCTGCTTACGCGCGGGCACGTCCTTCATTCGCGTATCGGGCATGCACTGTTACGCGGTCTGTCGGGCGGATTACTCATGACGGGTATTGGCGTGACCGCGCTCGGGTTGTTCGCTCCTGACGGCGGCATTGGTATCGTGCACAAATCGGATAATGCCTTCGACATGTTCAGTTCCGGTATGCCGGCGCTTTTTGTGCTCGGCGATTCATTGAACAGCGGTGTGTTTGCTTTCGCTTTCGCGGTGATGTTCGTTGTGTCCCTGGTCCGTCAACGACTACGCACCCCTTGGTTGCTGCTCCCGATGGGCGCATTGGTGCTTGCTCTGCCGAATCCGCTCGCTCTGCAACCTCTCTGGAGCGGAATAGCGCTTACTCTGCTTCCTGCGCTCGTTGTGATACTGCTGTTTGTATCCGCGGATGTCATGGCCGGCATCAGCGGACTGAGTGCGGGTCTGATTGTCCATAAAGGTGGTTTGCTGCTTCTGCCCTGGAACACCGCGTATCAATCCGAGGGAATGCTGTTGCTGGCTGTGGGTCTGGCGATGCTGCTGTTCGCCGTGCTGGCCCTCGTCACACGCGATACGGTGAGCGATTTCGAAAAGATCGCGCCCCGCTTCCAGCGGCATATTTCGGAGCGGCAGCGTTTGTCGCGCGAGCTGGAGATTGCGCGGGATGTGCAGATGGGCTTTTTGCCGAAGCACGATCCGCATTTCCCCGGCCTGGATATCGCTTCGCGCTGTGCGCCGGCGATGGAGGTGGGCGGGGATTACTACGACTTCATCGACCTGGGACCGGATAAAATCGGCATCGCCATAGGAGACGTATCCGGCAAGGGCACGCAGGCCGCGTTTTACATGACGCTGACCAAAGGATTTCTCAAAGCGCTGGGACGTTTTTCCACCTCGCCCTCGCGCGTGCTCGTGGAAATGAACCGCCTGTTTTACGAGAACGTGGAGCGCGGCAATTTCATCAGCATGATTTACGCCGTGTTCGATCTGAAGACGCACAGCGTCACCATCGCGCGCGCGGGACACACGCCGGTGATGCGCATGGATTCCGATCACCATGTGGATGTGATACAGTCGCGCGGTATGGCGCTGGGTTTCGAGGGCGGTGAGAAATTCGAGCAGACGATCGAGGAAGTGACGCTGCCCATACATCCGGGAGACATATTCGTGCTGTACACAGACGGTTATCCCGAGGCGATGACCACGAAGCGCGAGGAGTTCGGCGAGGAGCGACTGGCCGTCACCCTGCAGCGTCACGCCGGCGACAGCGCCGCGCAAATCCTCGACGGCCTCTACCGCGAAACCCGCCGCTTCGCCGGCAAAGCCGAGCAGCACGACGACATGACGATGGTGGTGGTGAGGGTGAGCTGA
- a CDS encoding SpoIIE family protein phosphatase translates to MSRLMDSLSPRAIRILYSVFAILVLAIAVYNLLHILVWRVPSNDQCEWRMVFSDTAAVHLDWDVRKPHASMLGFERGDLVLAVNGISADSASDAIKNILRAAGGDTVRVLIDRDRRQRTIPLVRDPGWKELPFKLYDRPVETLVITNIVPGGVTEQAGAQEGDLLLRIDSVSTRYQLGAQNLLNRHHAGSIARFTIERDGELRTLNVRVLKAFNYMYFGLFLLGLGFFVVGYVVVMAKPEGRIQRRFGRYGILALFLFGMQSVAVGPVLDSYFKVYSMLSLALLSRIIAPPAFVMFFFHFPYHKRRVDRWWIITGLYGLCALAAFVLFNWSFHILEWRAALWMIRLADLLPMSLLFVGLLVFAHSYFHVGDRLQRKQLRPILYSTLIGVAVFIYMTVVSTTYPLAIYLQPYLLLPALLFIGIPPAFAYAIFKNRLMDVTVIVKRSIIYALITATIAAIYLMFVFGLGSVLGVMLGETDNTLLILVAFIVIALVFDPLKRRLQEWVDRIFYQERYNYQKALLEFSRELPRQIKMEEILSSMVSRISSTMHVERVAVGLCDDTHGCHVLSKNIPDRCCEFGHVDGGLLQALKDMRIPLSVALVNEDPRIVDPEDRQRIREAGIVLVVPMFLQDRLIGAIMVGSKMSGKVYSQEDIDLLSTVAGQAAIAIENARLHSSELEKQKITEQLQIAQRIQKSLLPRSSPELSQLDIAGVSIPAMTVGGDYYDYIHLPDDRLLVVVGDVSGKGISAALYMSKVQGILRFAASVCATPRDMLISTNRHLYEGMERNTFFTAVLALFDFREGTVTMCRAGHTQPLVGLNGDLHYMHMEGMGLGLEPGAVFDTSLQEVTWPMKPGGLVLLYSDGLTEAMDGGMNLFGEDRLFSLFRSVRHEDAEDIQRRILGEVALHRGAAEQNDDITMVVIRIKQKKVSE, encoded by the coding sequence ATGTCCCGACTGATGGATTCTCTTTCACCGCGTGCGATACGAATTCTCTACTCCGTTTTTGCCATTCTCGTCCTGGCTATCGCCGTGTACAATCTCCTGCACATCCTTGTGTGGCGCGTGCCGAGCAATGATCAATGTGAGTGGAGAATGGTGTTTTCCGATACAGCGGCCGTGCATCTGGATTGGGATGTGCGCAAGCCGCATGCGTCAATGCTCGGTTTCGAACGGGGAGACCTGGTTCTCGCTGTCAATGGCATCAGTGCCGACAGTGCGAGCGATGCGATAAAGAACATACTGCGTGCGGCCGGCGGAGATACGGTTCGGGTACTGATTGACAGGGACCGGCGGCAGCGGACCATCCCGCTCGTGCGCGATCCCGGGTGGAAAGAACTTCCGTTCAAGTTGTACGACAGGCCTGTCGAAACCCTCGTCATAACGAACATCGTTCCCGGAGGGGTGACGGAGCAGGCCGGCGCACAGGAAGGCGATCTGCTGCTGCGTATCGACAGCGTCAGTACCCGCTATCAACTCGGCGCTCAGAATCTTCTCAACAGACATCATGCGGGTAGCATCGCCCGCTTTACCATTGAGAGAGATGGAGAGCTGCGCACACTGAACGTTCGTGTGCTCAAGGCCTTTAATTACATGTACTTCGGCCTGTTTCTCCTTGGCCTGGGTTTCTTCGTCGTCGGGTACGTGGTCGTGATGGCCAAACCGGAGGGTCGTATCCAACGACGTTTCGGGCGCTATGGTATCCTCGCCTTATTCCTGTTCGGAATGCAGAGCGTCGCAGTGGGTCCGGTACTGGATTCGTATTTCAAAGTGTACAGCATGCTATCGCTGGCGCTCCTTTCGCGTATTATCGCACCTCCGGCCTTCGTGATGTTTTTCTTCCACTTCCCGTATCACAAACGGCGTGTGGATCGCTGGTGGATCATTACCGGTCTTTACGGACTCTGCGCTCTCGCCGCTTTCGTGCTCTTTAATTGGTCCTTCCATATTCTCGAATGGAGGGCGGCGCTCTGGATGATCCGTCTCGCCGATCTTTTGCCCATGTCGCTGCTCTTCGTCGGGCTCCTGGTCTTTGCGCACAGCTACTTTCATGTCGGGGACCGACTGCAACGCAAGCAACTGCGTCCCATTTTGTACTCCACCCTCATCGGTGTCGCGGTCTTCATCTACATGACAGTGGTGAGCACGACCTATCCTCTTGCGATTTACCTTCAGCCCTATCTTCTGCTCCCGGCACTATTGTTCATCGGCATTCCTCCTGCCTTTGCCTATGCGATTTTCAAGAATCGCCTCATGGACGTGACCGTTATCGTCAAGCGCAGCATCATATATGCGCTGATTACCGCCACCATCGCGGCGATTTACCTCATGTTCGTGTTCGGTCTTGGGAGTGTGCTCGGGGTAATGCTGGGTGAAACGGACAACACTCTGCTCATACTCGTCGCCTTCATCGTCATCGCGCTGGTCTTCGATCCGCTCAAACGAAGATTGCAGGAGTGGGTGGACCGTATATTCTATCAGGAACGCTACAATTACCAGAAAGCGTTGCTCGAGTTCAGCCGTGAACTCCCGCGGCAAATCAAGATGGAGGAAATTCTTTCTTCCATGGTGTCGCGTATTTCATCCACCATGCATGTCGAGCGCGTGGCCGTGGGGCTGTGCGATGATACGCATGGCTGTCATGTGCTGAGTAAAAATATTCCGGACCGCTGCTGTGAATTCGGACATGTGGATGGCGGGCTGTTGCAGGCGCTGAAGGACATGCGTATCCCTCTCTCCGTCGCGCTGGTCAACGAGGATCCGCGCATCGTGGATCCTGAGGACAGACAGCGCATTCGTGAGGCCGGTATCGTGTTGGTCGTGCCGATGTTTTTGCAGGATCGTCTCATCGGCGCCATCATGGTTGGTTCCAAGATGAGCGGCAAGGTCTACTCGCAGGAAGACATTGATCTGCTTTCCACCGTCGCGGGACAGGCCGCGATAGCCATCGAAAACGCCCGTCTGCACTCATCGGAACTGGAGAAACAGAAGATCACCGAACAATTGCAGATCGCACAGCGCATACAGAAAAGTCTGCTCCCGCGCAGCAGTCCCGAACTATCCCAACTCGACATCGCCGGCGTGTCGATTCCCGCGATGACGGTCGGTGGTGATTATTATGACTACATACACCTGCCGGACGACCGCCTGCTCGTGGTCGTGGGCGATGTATCCGGGAAAGGCATATCCGCCGCGCTGTACATGTCCAAGGTGCAGGGTATTCTCCGTTTTGCCGCGTCGGTGTGCGCCACACCGCGCGACATGCTCATCAGCACCAACCGCCATTTGTATGAAGGTATGGAGCGGAACACGTTCTTTACCGCGGTACTCGCCTTATTCGACTTCCGGGAGGGGACCGTGACCATGTGCCGCGCCGGACACACGCAACCGCTGGTCGGTCTGAACGGCGATTTGCACTATATGCACATGGAAGGCATGGGGCTCGGTCTCGAGCCGGGTGCCGTGTTCGACACCTCCCTGCAGGAGGTCACCTGGCCAATGAAACCCGGTGGGCTGGTACTGCTGTATTCGGACGGACTGACCGAGGCCATGGACGGGGGCATGAATCTATTCGGCGAAGACCGTCTTTTCAGCCTTTTCCGCAGTGTGCGTCATGAAGACGCCGAAGACATACAGCGGCGCATCTTAGGGGAGGTGGCCTTGCATCGCGGTGCCGCCGAGCAAAACGATGACATCACCATGGTGGTCATTCGGATTAAGCAGAAAAAGGTATCTGAATAA